From the Leucobacter tenebrionis genome, one window contains:
- the era gene encoding GTPase Era, with product MSEQRAEGADPGSVRSESGETAQPEFRAGFVSFVGRPNVGKSTLTNALVGEKIAITSPKPQTTRRAIRGIAHRPDGQLIIVDTPGIHRPRTLLGERLNALVETTLGDVDVIGFCVPANEKLGPGDRFINERLDDFPRARKVAVLTKVDEASQGEIIDQLTRLGALREWDAVVPISSITREQLDVLSDVLLGLMPVSPPLYEHETTTDEGEDDRIAELIREAALEGAREELPHSLAATVDDREEREPDREGELGLLEIYASIYVERDSQKGIVIGKGGARLREVGERARREIESLLGRRVYLSLRVKVLKEWQRDPKALGRLGF from the coding sequence ATGAGCGAGCAGCGAGCCGAGGGGGCGGATCCCGGGTCCGTGCGGTCCGAGAGCGGCGAGACGGCGCAGCCCGAGTTCCGCGCAGGCTTCGTCTCGTTCGTGGGACGGCCCAACGTCGGCAAGTCGACGCTCACCAACGCACTCGTCGGCGAGAAGATCGCCATCACGAGCCCCAAGCCGCAGACGACCCGCCGGGCGATCCGCGGCATCGCGCACCGCCCGGACGGTCAGCTCATCATCGTCGACACCCCGGGTATCCACCGCCCCCGCACGCTGCTCGGCGAGCGTCTCAACGCGCTCGTCGAGACCACCCTCGGCGACGTCGACGTGATCGGCTTCTGCGTGCCGGCGAACGAGAAGCTGGGGCCGGGCGACCGCTTCATCAACGAGCGGCTCGACGACTTCCCGCGCGCCAGGAAGGTCGCCGTCCTCACCAAGGTCGACGAGGCCTCGCAGGGGGAGATCATCGACCAGCTGACCCGTCTCGGCGCGCTCCGCGAGTGGGACGCCGTCGTGCCGATCTCGTCGATCACGCGGGAGCAGCTCGACGTGCTGAGCGACGTGCTGCTCGGCCTCATGCCCGTCTCGCCGCCCCTCTACGAGCACGAGACCACCACCGACGAGGGCGAGGACGACCGGATCGCCGAGCTGATCCGGGAAGCCGCGCTCGAGGGCGCTCGCGAGGAGCTGCCGCACTCGCTGGCCGCGACCGTCGACGACCGCGAGGAGCGCGAGCCCGACCGCGAGGGCGAGCTCGGCCTGCTCGAGATCTACGCCTCGATCTACGTCGAGCGCGACAGTCAGAAGGGCATCGTGATCGGCAAGGGCGGAGCGCGCCTGCGCGAGGTGGGGGAGCGCGCCCGGCGGGAGATCGAGTCCCTGCTGGGGCGCCGGGTGTACCTCTCCCTGCGGGTGAAGGTGCTCAAGGAGTGGCAGCGGGATCCGAAGGCGCTCGGCAGGCTCGGGTTCTGA
- a CDS encoding hemolysin family protein, translated as MSADPPSGPVRLPHRLSATAKRIGALVALGRGRVRDEEQLLSIVDQAAEQDLLEDDDRDIIHSIVEFGDTVVRELMVPRTDMITVDASQSVREALEALLASRHSRMPVVTGGPDDVAGIAYLRDASGFVLRRPEEAEVERVTRIMKPAMFVPELQPADKLLRQMQRESNHLALVVDEYGGISGLVTLEDLIEELLGDIADEHDREVPDVAQREDGSFLVNARLSVEDLGELFGIDLEDDEVDTVGGLVSKHFGRLPETGDTVTVEGIELTAADTERRRQRLLTVEARWVGPEEEEEDE; from the coding sequence GTGAGCGCCGATCCTCCCAGCGGCCCGGTTCGACTGCCGCATCGGCTCTCCGCGACGGCGAAGCGCATCGGGGCGCTCGTCGCGCTCGGCCGCGGCCGCGTGCGCGACGAGGAGCAGCTGCTCTCGATCGTGGACCAGGCCGCTGAGCAGGATCTGCTCGAGGACGACGACCGCGACATCATCCACTCGATCGTCGAGTTCGGCGACACCGTCGTGCGCGAACTCATGGTTCCCCGCACCGACATGATCACCGTCGACGCGAGCCAGTCGGTGCGCGAGGCGCTCGAGGCGCTGCTCGCCTCGCGCCACTCGCGCATGCCGGTCGTCACGGGCGGACCCGATGACGTGGCGGGGATCGCCTACCTGCGCGATGCGAGCGGGTTCGTGCTGCGCCGCCCGGAGGAGGCCGAGGTCGAGCGCGTCACCCGCATCATGAAGCCCGCGATGTTCGTGCCCGAGCTGCAGCCGGCCGACAAGCTGCTGCGGCAGATGCAGCGCGAATCGAACCACCTCGCGCTGGTGGTCGACGAGTACGGCGGCATCTCGGGGCTCGTGACGCTCGAGGACCTCATCGAGGAGCTGCTCGGCGACATCGCCGACGAGCACGACCGCGAGGTGCCCGACGTGGCGCAGCGCGAGGACGGGTCGTTCCTGGTGAACGCCCGGTTGTCCGTCGAAGACCTGGGTGAGCTGTTCGGCATCGATCTCGAAGACGACGAGGTCGACACGGTGGGCGGGCTGGTGTCGAAGCACTTCGGCCGTCTCCCGGAGACCGGGGACACCGTGACCGTCGAGGGCATCGAGCTGACGGCGGCGGACACCGAGCGCAGACGGCAGCGACTGCTGACCGTCGAGGCCCGCTGGGTGGGCCCCGAAGAGGAAGAGGAAGACGAATGA
- the ybeY gene encoding rRNA maturation RNase YbeY: MSVEINNESGIEVDEARLQRLSAFVLESLHVHPDTELGVVMVDEAAIEQLHVQWMDEPGPTDVLSFPMDELRPGRVDAQTPAGLLGDVVICPQVAEVQADAAGHDLEQEMSVLLTHGMLHLLGFDHATPDEEAEMFGLQRDLLLSFAMRERGRR; this comes from the coding sequence GTGAGCGTCGAGATCAACAACGAGTCGGGCATCGAAGTCGACGAGGCCCGGCTGCAGCGGCTCTCGGCGTTCGTGCTCGAGTCCCTGCACGTGCATCCCGACACGGAACTCGGAGTGGTGATGGTCGACGAGGCGGCGATCGAGCAGCTGCACGTGCAGTGGATGGACGAACCCGGCCCCACCGACGTGCTCAGCTTCCCCATGGACGAGCTGCGCCCGGGCCGGGTCGATGCGCAGACCCCCGCGGGGCTGCTGGGCGACGTCGTCATCTGCCCGCAGGTCGCCGAGGTGCAGGCCGACGCGGCGGGGCACGACCTCGAGCAGGAGATGTCGGTGCTGCTCACGCACGGCATGCTCCACCTGCTCGGCTTCGACCACGCCACCCCCGACGAGGAGGCCGAGATGTTCGGTCTGCAGCGCGATCTGCTGCTCTCCTTCGCCATGCGCGAGCGGGGCCGCAGGTGA
- a CDS encoding PhoH family protein, which produces MNSTDAQAAGEPELQRTVLLAGVDLASFLGHRDQLIADLEAQHPRVAFHARDQVLTLRGPAAEVLAAEQVVHEILQIAKLSGAVSRHDVKEVTRMVHEGNGPMAAQVLSEPILTVRGHAVRPQTRGQRAYVDAIDEHTIVFGIGPAGTGKTYLAMAKAVQALQRREVAKIILTRPAVEAGERLGYLPGTLEDKIDPYLRPLFDAVGSMMDPDVVPKLLASGTIEVAPLAYMRGRTLNESFVILDEAQNTTPEQMKMFLTRLGYGSKMVVTGDITQIDLPIAASGLRVVNRILRGVEDIHFAELGSDDIVRHNLVSRIVDAYSAYDQTRQKGDAE; this is translated from the coding sequence GTGAACTCGACTGACGCTCAGGCGGCCGGGGAACCGGAACTGCAGCGCACCGTGCTCCTGGCCGGTGTCGACCTCGCCTCGTTCCTCGGCCACCGGGACCAGCTCATCGCGGATCTCGAGGCGCAGCACCCGCGGGTCGCGTTCCACGCCCGCGACCAGGTGCTCACGCTGCGCGGGCCGGCCGCCGAGGTGCTCGCCGCCGAACAGGTGGTGCACGAGATACTACAGATCGCGAAGCTCAGCGGAGCCGTCTCGCGACACGATGTGAAAGAGGTCACCCGAATGGTGCACGAGGGCAACGGGCCCATGGCTGCGCAGGTGCTCAGCGAACCCATCCTGACGGTGCGCGGCCACGCCGTTCGCCCCCAGACCCGCGGGCAGCGGGCCTACGTCGATGCGATCGACGAGCACACGATCGTGTTCGGGATCGGCCCGGCGGGCACCGGCAAGACCTATCTGGCGATGGCGAAGGCCGTGCAGGCGCTGCAGCGACGCGAGGTCGCGAAGATCATCCTCACCCGCCCCGCGGTCGAGGCCGGAGAGCGGCTGGGCTATCTGCCCGGCACGCTCGAGGACAAGATCGACCCCTACCTGCGGCCCCTGTTCGACGCCGTGGGCTCGATGATGGATCCCGACGTCGTGCCCAAGCTGCTCGCGAGCGGCACCATCGAGGTCGCGCCGCTCGCCTACATGCGGGGGCGCACCCTCAACGAGTCGTTCGTGATCCTCGACGAGGCCCAGAATACGACCCCCGAGCAGATGAAGATGTTCCTCACCCGTCTCGGCTACGGCTCGAAGATGGTGGTGACCGGCGACATCACGCAGATCGACCTGCCGATCGCCGCGAGCGGGCTGCGCGTGGTGAACCGCATCCTGCGCGGCGTCGAAGACATCCACTTCGCCGAGCTCGGCTCCGACGACATCGTGCGGCACAACCTGGTCAGCCGCATCGTCGACGCCTATTCGGCCTACGATCAGACCAGGCAGAAGGGAGACGCCGAGTGA
- a CDS encoding HIT domain-containing protein — protein sequence MAQDTIFGKIASGEIPVEILAETDRVIAFPDIAPQAAMHILVIPKTAEYENVAELAAGDPELLAEMITVAKRLADERSNGEFRIIFNNGASAGQTVFHVHAHVLAGDLGEGSLVGA from the coding sequence ATGGCACAGGACACGATTTTCGGCAAGATCGCCTCGGGCGAGATCCCCGTCGAGATTCTCGCGGAGACGGATCGCGTCATCGCGTTCCCCGATATCGCCCCTCAGGCGGCGATGCACATCCTCGTGATCCCGAAGACCGCGGAGTACGAGAACGTCGCCGAACTCGCGGCGGGCGATCCCGAGCTGCTCGCCGAGATGATCACGGTCGCGAAGCGCCTCGCCGACGAGCGCTCGAACGGCGAGTTCCGCATCATCTTCAACAACGGTGCGAGCGCGGGTCAGACCGTGTTCCACGTGCACGCGCACGTGCTCGCGGGCGATCTCGGGGAGGGTTCGCTCGTTGGAGCCTAG
- a CDS encoding 16S rRNA (uracil(1498)-N(3))-methyltransferase — protein MANLYYREELADGELRPGALVEVTGDEARHAVRVSRLRQGERILVGDGAGTLGEGIAEHVAKDRFAVRIDRVESVPAPSQRLVLVQALAKGDRDERAVEQATEFGVDDIVPWQAARSVSRWDGAGGAEKAAKGVAKWTRIAREASKQSLRARVPGVTDPATLSDLCELASRPDAEVVALHPRGGRRLVEWAAGDSARLAERIVLVVGPEGGFADEELDALEAAGAVVRVLGETVLRTSSAGPAAIAVLNAALGRW, from the coding sequence ATGGCCAATCTCTACTACCGCGAGGAGCTCGCCGACGGTGAGTTGCGCCCCGGTGCCCTCGTCGAGGTGACGGGCGACGAGGCGCGCCACGCGGTGCGCGTGAGCCGCCTGCGCCAGGGGGAGCGGATCCTGGTCGGCGACGGCGCCGGGACTCTCGGGGAGGGGATCGCCGAGCACGTGGCGAAGGATCGCTTCGCGGTGCGCATCGATCGCGTGGAGAGCGTTCCCGCGCCCTCGCAGCGGCTCGTGCTGGTGCAGGCGCTCGCGAAGGGCGATCGCGACGAGCGCGCGGTCGAGCAGGCCACCGAGTTCGGCGTCGACGACATCGTGCCGTGGCAGGCCGCGCGCTCGGTGTCGCGCTGGGACGGCGCCGGCGGTGCCGAGAAGGCGGCGAAGGGCGTCGCGAAGTGGACGCGGATCGCGCGAGAGGCCTCGAAGCAGTCGCTCCGGGCGCGCGTGCCGGGTGTGACCGACCCCGCGACCCTCTCCGATCTGTGCGAGCTCGCCTCGCGCCCCGACGCCGAGGTCGTCGCTCTGCACCCGCGGGGCGGGCGCCGGCTCGTGGAGTGGGCCGCGGGCGATTCGGCGCGGCTGGCCGAGCGGATCGTGCTCGTCGTCGGCCCCGAGGGCGGCTTCGCCGATGAGGAGCTCGACGCCCTCGAGGCTGCGGGGGCCGTCGTGCGGGTGCTCGGGGAGACCGTGCTGCGCACGTCGAGCGCCGGCCCCGCGGCGATCGCCGTGCTGAACGCCGCGCTCGGCCGCTGGTAG
- the dnaJ gene encoding molecular chaperone DnaJ — protein sequence MADHYETLGVSREATPEEIKKAYRRLARELHPDVNPSEDAAERFKNVTHAYDVLSDPEQRQRYDMGGGQGGAAGFGDIFETFFGGGFGGAQRGPRSRSERGDDAMIRVDVSLEEVIFGAQRDITVNTAVLCEVCQGSCCQPGTHPVTCDVCGGQGQVQRQVRSLFGNVVTMHPCGSCQGYGTVIEHPCVECGGKGRVRERRTIPIDIPSGIDTGTRLQMRGGGEVGPGGGPNGDLFVEFRVMHHDVFSRDGNDLLCTMQVSMTDAVLGTTAKLKALDGEVEVDVVAGTQSGDVITVRGRGIQGLRSTTRGDLKIAVQVNTPIKLSKREQDLVRQLASLRSDDPPHLGEFQQGFFGKLRDRFFRQG from the coding sequence GTGGCCGATCACTACGAGACTCTCGGCGTGTCGCGAGAGGCGACGCCCGAAGAGATCAAGAAGGCCTATCGCCGGCTCGCGCGCGAGCTGCACCCCGACGTGAATCCGAGCGAGGATGCGGCGGAGCGCTTCAAGAACGTCACGCACGCCTACGACGTGCTGAGCGACCCCGAGCAGCGGCAGCGCTACGACATGGGCGGCGGCCAGGGCGGTGCCGCCGGCTTCGGCGACATCTTCGAGACGTTCTTCGGGGGCGGCTTCGGCGGCGCGCAGCGCGGCCCGCGCTCCCGCTCCGAGCGCGGCGACGACGCCATGATCCGCGTCGATGTCTCACTCGAAGAGGTGATCTTCGGGGCGCAGCGCGACATCACGGTCAACACCGCGGTGCTGTGCGAGGTCTGCCAGGGCAGCTGCTGCCAGCCGGGCACCCACCCGGTCACGTGCGACGTCTGCGGCGGTCAGGGTCAGGTGCAGCGCCAGGTGCGCTCGCTGTTCGGCAACGTCGTCACGATGCACCCCTGCGGCAGCTGTCAGGGCTACGGCACCGTGATCGAGCACCCGTGCGTCGAGTGCGGCGGCAAGGGTCGGGTGCGCGAGCGCCGCACGATCCCGATCGACATCCCCTCGGGCATCGACACCGGCACCCGCCTGCAGATGCGCGGCGGCGGCGAGGTCGGCCCGGGCGGCGGCCCCAACGGCGACCTGTTCGTCGAGTTCCGCGTGATGCACCACGACGTGTTCAGCCGGGACGGCAACGACCTGCTGTGCACCATGCAGGTCTCGATGACCGACGCGGTGCTCGGCACCACGGCGAAGCTGAAGGCCCTCGACGGGGAGGTCGAGGTCGACGTCGTGGCCGGCACGCAGTCGGGCGACGTCATCACGGTGCGTGGGCGCGGTATCCAGGGGCTGCGCAGCACGACCCGGGGCGACCTCAAGATCGCGGTGCAGGTGAACACGCCGATCAAGCTGTCGAAGCGCGAGCAGGATCTGGTGCGCCAGCTCGCATCGCTGCGCAGCGACGATCCGCCGCACCTGGGCGAGTTCCAGCAGGGCTTCTTCGGCAAGCTGCGCGACCGCTTCTTCCGGCAGGGCTGA
- the hrcA gene encoding heat-inducible transcriptional repressor HrcA — protein sequence MVSERSLAVLHAIVSDYVSSNEPVGSKAIVDRHSFGVSAATIRNDMALLEEDELIAQTHTSSGRVPTDKGYRLYVDTLARIRPLSAAQRSAIERFLGESSDLDDVMARTVRLLAQLTNQVAVAQYPSLRRTVVRHIDLVAIGEDRVLCVLILGSGVVEQQVAWLPASRVTEAWVHGLKQRISETAVGADVETAVAAVTDLVERVSEWAQPDETELVRRVLSVVSSQLQANRSERIAVSGAANLSRPGEFAGSLPAVLEAIEEQVTLLRLFGELAQDGRDVSASIGRENARYGLAATSVIASSYEREADSVSKLGVLGPMRMDYAGNIAAVRAVARYLNHFLGEEQ from the coding sequence ATGGTGTCGGAGCGCAGCCTCGCGGTGCTGCACGCAATCGTGAGCGACTACGTCTCATCGAACGAACCCGTGGGGTCCAAGGCCATCGTCGATCGGCACAGCTTCGGGGTCTCCGCGGCCACGATCCGCAACGACATGGCGCTGCTCGAGGAGGACGAGCTGATCGCTCAGACGCACACCTCCTCGGGCCGGGTTCCCACCGACAAGGGCTACCGCCTGTACGTCGACACGCTCGCCAGGATCCGCCCGTTGAGCGCCGCCCAGCGGTCCGCCATCGAGCGCTTCCTCGGCGAGTCGAGCGACCTCGACGACGTCATGGCGCGCACGGTCCGACTGCTCGCGCAGCTCACCAATCAGGTGGCGGTCGCGCAGTACCCGTCGCTGCGCCGCACGGTCGTGCGCCACATCGACCTGGTCGCGATCGGGGAGGACCGGGTGCTCTGCGTGCTCATCCTCGGCAGCGGCGTGGTCGAGCAGCAGGTGGCGTGGCTGCCGGCCTCCCGGGTCACCGAGGCGTGGGTGCACGGCCTGAAGCAGCGGATCTCGGAGACCGCGGTCGGCGCGGACGTCGAGACAGCGGTCGCCGCGGTGACGGACCTGGTCGAGCGCGTCTCCGAGTGGGCGCAGCCCGACGAGACGGAGCTGGTGCGGCGGGTGCTCTCGGTCGTATCGAGCCAGCTGCAGGCCAACCGCAGCGAGCGCATCGCCGTGTCGGGCGCCGCCAACCTCTCCCGCCCCGGCGAGTTCGCGGGGTCGCTGCCCGCGGTGCTCGAGGCGATCGAGGAGCAGGTCACCCTGCTGCGCCTGTTCGGCGAGCTCGCGCAGGACGGGCGCGACGTGTCGGCCTCGATCGGGCGGGAGAACGCGCGCTACGGCCTCGCGGCCACCTCCGTGATCGCCTCCAGCTACGAGCGCGAGGCCGACTCGGTGTCGAAGCTGGGCGTGCTGGGGCCCATGCGCATGGACTACGCGGGTAACATCGCTGCGGTGCGCGCGGTGGCGCGCTATCTCAATCACTTCCTGGGCGAGGAGCAGTAG
- the hemW gene encoding radical SAM family heme chaperone HemW: MPSILPEGDPAPADGSLPPSVADGASERRFGVYVHVPYCRVRCGYCDFNTYTASELGGTRRDDYAGQVQHELGFGAEVLRRAGVPDRRVSTVFFGGGTPTLLPAADLTAMLGRIRDEWGLAPGAEVTTEANPDSVDEAYLAELAAAGFTRVSFGMQSAVPHVLATLDRTHTPERVPLVTRWAREAGLQVSVDLIYGTPGESLADWERSIDAALATDPDHISAYALIVEQGTKLAAQIRRGEVPEPDEDLHADMYELADARFSAAGFSWYEISNWSRTPETRSKHNLSYWTGEDWWAAGPGAHSHVGGVRWWNVKHPGAYAQRIAAGISPAHAREALSEEARHEERVLLETRIADGLSAEVLSADERRAIPQLIADGLIDGRAAIAAPGRPARVIPTLRGRLLADTVVHRLLGG; the protein is encoded by the coding sequence ATGCCGAGCATTCTGCCTGAGGGCGATCCGGCTCCCGCTGACGGATCCCTGCCCCCGAGCGTCGCCGACGGCGCCTCCGAGCGCCGCTTCGGGGTATACGTGCACGTGCCGTACTGCCGCGTGCGCTGCGGCTACTGCGACTTCAACACCTACACGGCCAGCGAGCTCGGCGGCACCCGGCGCGACGACTACGCGGGGCAGGTGCAGCACGAGCTGGGCTTCGGCGCCGAGGTGTTGCGGCGCGCCGGAGTGCCGGATCGCCGGGTGTCGACGGTCTTCTTCGGGGGCGGCACGCCCACGCTGCTCCCGGCCGCCGATCTGACGGCCATGTTGGGGCGGATCCGCGACGAGTGGGGGCTCGCCCCCGGAGCGGAGGTGACGACGGAGGCGAACCCCGACTCGGTCGACGAGGCGTACCTCGCCGAGCTCGCGGCGGCCGGGTTCACCCGGGTGAGCTTCGGCATGCAGTCGGCGGTGCCCCACGTGCTCGCGACGCTCGATCGCACGCACACGCCCGAGCGCGTTCCGCTCGTCACCCGCTGGGCGCGGGAGGCCGGGCTGCAGGTGAGCGTCGACCTCATCTACGGCACGCCGGGGGAGTCGCTCGCCGACTGGGAGCGCTCGATCGATGCCGCGCTCGCCACGGATCCGGACCATATCTCGGCATACGCGCTGATCGTCGAGCAGGGAACGAAGCTCGCCGCGCAGATCCGCCGCGGCGAGGTGCCCGAGCCCGACGAGGACCTGCACGCCGATATGTACGAGCTCGCCGACGCGCGCTTCTCAGCCGCGGGGTTCTCGTGGTACGAGATCAGCAACTGGTCGCGCACCCCCGAGACCCGCTCCAAGCACAACCTCTCGTACTGGACAGGCGAGGACTGGTGGGCCGCCGGTCCCGGTGCGCACAGCCACGTCGGCGGAGTGCGGTGGTGGAACGTGAAGCACCCCGGCGCCTACGCACAGCGCATCGCGGCGGGGATCTCGCCGGCGCACGCGAGGGAGGCGCTGAGCGAGGAGGCGAGGCACGAGGAGCGCGTGCTGCTCGAGACGCGGATCGCCGATGGCCTGTCCGCGGAGGTGCTCTCGGCCGATGAGCGCCGCGCGATCCCGCAGCTCATCGCCGACGGGCTCATCGACGGGCGGGCCGCGATCGCCGCTCCCGGACGGCCCGCGCGCGTGATCCCGACCCTGCGCGGGCGCCTGCTCGCCGACACGGTCGTGCATCGCCTGCTCGGCGGGTGA
- a CDS encoding DUF1990 family protein yields the protein MSKDKNQPTRRSSHVEMPVAYAAVGASKSPDLLRFPPEGSTPYEEELRLGSGQDRFLLASSLLMTWGAQRGSGVRVEDVVRGSGEHYSGVSFDEDGQPQAAGEVEEHFGPEGEPYLVAGTTATLHAEGQDPRSVLIIYTVDEERRAGFAWGTRDEAGAVGEQLFVIEHREDDTVWAVARGFLSAPKGGLLGLKARSDLRTALDAVKTQLAALAPGAVAGTVPPGAADADGPGADSGTTDTGTDTGEDAEHSA from the coding sequence ATGAGCAAGGACAAGAACCAGCCCACCAGGCGCAGCAGCCACGTCGAGATGCCCGTCGCCTACGCCGCGGTCGGCGCGTCGAAGTCGCCCGACCTGCTGCGATTCCCGCCCGAGGGCAGCACCCCGTACGAGGAGGAGCTGCGGCTCGGCAGCGGCCAGGATCGCTTCCTGCTGGCGTCGAGCCTGCTGATGACCTGGGGGGCGCAGCGCGGCAGCGGCGTGCGCGTCGAGGACGTGGTGCGGGGCTCGGGCGAGCACTACTCGGGCGTGAGCTTCGACGAGGACGGGCAGCCGCAGGCCGCCGGCGAGGTCGAGGAGCACTTCGGCCCCGAGGGCGAGCCCTACCTCGTGGCCGGCACCACTGCGACGCTGCACGCGGAGGGGCAGGATCCCCGCAGCGTGCTCATCATCTACACGGTCGACGAGGAGCGCCGAGCGGGCTTCGCGTGGGGCACGCGCGACGAGGCCGGGGCCGTGGGCGAGCAGCTCTTCGTCATCGAGCACCGCGAGGACGACACGGTCTGGGCCGTCGCCCGGGGCTTCCTCTCGGCGCCCAAGGGAGGCCTGCTCGGGCTGAAGGCCCGCTCCGATCTGCGCACCGCTCTCGACGCGGTGAAGACGCAGCTCGCGGCGCTCGCGCCCGGCGCGGTCGCGGGCACCGTCCCGCCCGGGGCCGCGGATGCCGACGGCCCTGGTGCCGACTCCGGAACCACCGATACCGGAACCGACACCGGCGAAGATGCCGAGCATTCTGCCTGA
- the lepA gene encoding translation elongation factor 4 — MSPRSVNPPVPASTDPAKIRNFCIIAHIDHGKSTLADRMLGITGTVSDRDMRAQYLDNMDIERERGITIKSQAVRMHWAQGGVDYALNMIDTPGHVDFSYEVSRSLAACEGAILLVDAAQGIEAQTLANLYLAMENDLEIIPVLNKIDLPAADPERVAGEIADLIGGDPDDILKVSGKTGAGVEELLDRVVERIPAPVGEIDAPARAMIFDSVYDPYRGVVTYVRMVDGRLTPREKILMMSTKAEHEALEIGVSSPGPMPTKGLAVGEVGYLITGVKDVRQSKVGDTVTTKLKPAQDPLPGYTDPKPMVFSGLYPLDGSDYPILRDALDKLKLSDAALQYEPETSVALGFGFRCGFLGLLHLEIISERLRREFDLDLIATAPSVIYEVTTDDGKTVTVTNPSEYPDGKISSVREPVVKTAILAPKDYVGAIMELCQSRRGSLLGMEYLGERVELRYSMPLGEIVFDFFDHLKSRTQGYASLDYEPMGDQEADLVKVDILLQGDKVDAFSAIVHRDNAYHYGTMMTERLRKLIPRQQFEVPIQAAIGARVIARENIRAIRKDVLAKCYGGDISRKRKLLEKQKEGKKRMKMVGRVEVPQEAFIAALSGDVEGKEAAKR; from the coding sequence ATGTCTCCTCGCAGCGTGAACCCCCCAGTGCCGGCATCGACCGACCCCGCGAAGATCCGCAATTTCTGCATCATCGCGCACATCGACCACGGCAAGTCGACCCTTGCCGACCGCATGCTGGGCATCACCGGCACCGTCTCCGACCGAGACATGCGCGCGCAGTACCTCGACAACATGGACATCGAGCGCGAGCGCGGCATCACGATCAAGTCGCAGGCCGTGCGCATGCACTGGGCGCAGGGCGGCGTCGACTACGCCCTCAACATGATCGACACGCCGGGCCACGTCGACTTCAGCTACGAGGTCTCGCGCTCGCTCGCCGCCTGCGAGGGCGCGATCCTGCTGGTCGACGCGGCGCAGGGGATCGAGGCGCAGACCCTCGCCAACCTGTACCTGGCGATGGAGAACGACCTCGAGATCATCCCGGTGCTCAACAAGATCGACCTGCCGGCGGCGGACCCCGAGCGGGTGGCCGGCGAGATCGCCGATCTCATCGGCGGGGATCCCGACGACATCCTGAAGGTGTCGGGCAAGACGGGCGCGGGTGTCGAGGAGCTGCTGGATCGCGTGGTCGAGCGGATCCCCGCACCCGTGGGCGAGATCGACGCTCCCGCGCGCGCCATGATCTTCGACTCCGTCTACGACCCGTACCGCGGCGTCGTCACCTACGTGCGCATGGTCGACGGCCGACTGACCCCGCGCGAGAAGATCCTCATGATGTCCACGAAGGCCGAGCACGAGGCGCTCGAGATCGGCGTCTCGTCACCCGGTCCGATGCCGACGAAGGGGCTCGCCGTCGGCGAGGTGGGGTACCTCATCACCGGTGTGAAGGACGTGCGCCAGTCGAAGGTCGGCGACACCGTCACCACCAAGCTGAAGCCCGCGCAGGATCCGCTGCCCGGTTACACCGACCCGAAGCCCATGGTGTTCTCGGGGCTGTACCCGCTCGACGGCAGCGACTACCCGATCCTGCGCGACGCACTCGACAAGCTCAAGCTCTCCGACGCGGCGCTCCAGTACGAACCCGAGACCTCGGTGGCGCTCGGCTTCGGCTTCCGCTGCGGCTTCCTCGGCCTGCTGCATCTCGAGATCATCTCCGAGCGCCTGCGCCGCGAGTTCGACCTCGACCTCATCGCGACCGCGCCCAGCGTGATCTACGAGGTCACGACCGACGACGGCAAGACGGTCACCGTCACCAACCCGTCGGAGTACCCGGACGGCAAGATCTCGAGCGTGCGCGAGCCGGTCGTGAAGACGGCGATCCTCGCCCCCAAGGACTACGTCGGCGCCATCATGGAGCTCTGTCAGAGCCGTCGCGGCAGCCTGCTCGGCATGGAGTACCTCGGCGAGCGGGTGGAGCTGCGCTACAGCATGCCGCTCGGCGAGATCGTGTTCGACTTCTTCGACCACCTGAAGAGCCGGACCCAGGGCTACGCCAGCCTCGACTACGAGCCGATGGGGGATCAGGAGGCCGATCTCGTGAAGGTCGACATCCTGCTGCAGGGCGACAAGGTCGACGCGTTCAGCGCGATCGTGCATCGCGACAACGCCTACCACTACGGCACGATGATGACCGAGCGGCTGCGCAAGCTGATCCCGCGCCAGCAGTTCGAGGTGCCGATCCAGGCCGCAATCGGCGCGCGCGTCATCGCTCGCGAGAACATCCGCGCGATCCGCAAGGACGTGCTCGCCAAGTGCTACGGCGGCGACATCAGCCGCAAGCGCAAGCTGCTCGAGAAGCAGAAGGAGGGCAAGAAGCGCATGAAGATGGTCGGCCGCGTCGAGGTGCCCCAGGAGGCCTTCATCGCCGCGCTCTCGGGCGATGTGGAGGGCAAGGAAGCCGCGAAGAGGTGA